A window of the Ostrea edulis chromosome 1, xbOstEdul1.1, whole genome shotgun sequence genome harbors these coding sequences:
- the LOC125652146 gene encoding zinc finger protein 691-like, with translation MPKSFLLTNRRFLIEKKKTKELSAENNGKNEKTTNGGFQNKAGQLQRRWDCNPAHPTLQQCPEFVDYRQIFYIEQDNTQLPNRDNANETDTDNDDSPKDLSTKRRTPPLTDAGLVRLDKSTTVSHQISNMHTSPFIMGQRSSYSCFHFPDDNGGPQDYSTEAVPELKRATQTPSLPPEHRTEVELSPYNRYSDFSAELRPEFSPINRCHAECSDHFSLLYELIRNTNGLLEHREPMDAPMNAKRVLNFDKPTYSPVIEPISPRPTSENDHDDFNNYPCEECGKRYSTSSNLARHRQTHRSASDKKARKCPHCEKVYVSMPAFSMHVRTHSQGCECPYCGKRFSRPWLLQGHIRTHTGEKPFDCPKCGKCFADKSNLRAHVQTHSTEKPYVCGRCGKAFALKSYLYKHEESSCMRGQRNRTKVERSSGVRAHKNRSRQLSVEDLSPSTPESIV, from the exons ATGCCAAAATCCTTTTTATTGACAAATCGGAGGTTTCTAATTGAAAAGAAGAAAACCAAAGAATTATCTGCAG AGAACAACGGCAAGAATGAAAAGACAACGAATGGCGGTTTTCAAAACAAAGCTGGACAGCTACAAAGAAGATGGGATTGCAACCCCGCACATCCCACCCTGCAACAATGTCCGGAGTTTGTAGACTATCGTCAGATATTTTACATCGAACAAGACAATACACAACTCCCGAACAGAGACAATGCGAACGAAACCGACACCGACAATGACGACTCACCAAAAGATTTGTCAACAAAAAGAAGGACGCCACCACTCACCGACGCAGGCCTCGTAAGACTCGACAAGAGTACCACCGTCTCCCACCAAATTTCGAACATGCAcacttcacctttcattatgggACAACGGTCATCGTACTCTTGCTTTCATTTTCCTGACGACAATGGTGGCCCCCAAGACTATTCCACTGAAGCAGTACCCGAATTAAAGCGCGCAACACAGACCCCGTCCTTGCCGCCAGAGCATAGGACGGAAGTAGAACTGTCGCCATATAATAGGTATTCGGACTTCAGTGCAGAACTACGACCCGAATTTTCTCCAATCAATCGTTGCCATGCTGAATGTTCCGACCATTTTTCGCTTTTGTACGAACTGATAAGAAACACCAATGGTCTGTTAGAGCACAGGGAACCAATGGACGCACCGATGAATGCAAAACGGGTACTAAATTTCGACAAACCAACATACTCGCCTGTCATAGAACCTATATCGCCAAGACCAACATCTGAAAACGACCATGACGATTTTAACAACTACCCATGTGAAGAATGTGGAAAGCGCTACAGCACCTCAAGTAACCTAGCTCGCCATAGACAAACACACAGATCTGCAAGCGACAAGAAAGCCCGAAAATGTCCACACTGCGAAAAGGTCTATGTGTCAATGCCAGCCTTCAGCATGCATGTTCGGACACACAGCCAGGGGTGCGAATGTCCATATTGTGGCAAGAGATTCAGCCGACCTTGGTTACTACAG gGTCACATAAGAACACACACTGGTGAAAAACCCTTTGATTGCCCAAAATGTGGAAAGTGTTTCGCCGACAAGTCGAACCTCAGAGCGCATGTGCAGACTCACTCTACAGAAAAACCGTATGTCTGTGGAAGGTGTGGCAAGGCGTTTGCTCTGAAGAGCTACCTCTATAAGCACGAAGAATCCTCATGTATGCGCGGTCAACGAAACCGCACAAAAGTTGAGAGGTCATCAGGAGTGCGTGCGCATAAAAACCGAAGTAGACAACTCTCAGTTGAAGACTTATCACCAAGTACACCAGAAAGCATAGTGTAA